In Nycticebus coucang isolate mNycCou1 chromosome 9, mNycCou1.pri, whole genome shotgun sequence, the following are encoded in one genomic region:
- the MRPL14 gene encoding 39S ribosomal protein L14, mitochondrial isoform X1, with amino-acid sequence MAFFTRLWSPFTRVSGALSHCNFSTTGSLSAIQKMTRVRVVDNSALGNTPYHRPPRCIHVYTKNGVGKVGDRILLAIKGQKKKALIVGHRMPGPRMTPRFDSNNVVLIEDNGNPVGTRIKIPIPTSLRRKEGEYSKVLAIAQNFV; translated from the exons ATGGCTTTCTTTACTAGGCTCTGGAGCCCATTCACCCGTGTTAGTGGAGCACTCAGCCATTGCAATTTCAG CACCACTGGGAGCCTCAGTGCAATTCAGAAGATGACGCGGGTGCGAGTGGTGGACAACAGTGCCCTGGGGAATACCCCATACCATCGCCCTCCTCGGTGTATCCATGTCTACACCAAGAATGGGGTGGGCAAGGTGGGCGACCGGATACTGCTGGCCATCAAGGGACAGAAGAAAAAGGCACTCATTGTGGGGCATCGCATGCCTGGCCCCCGAATGACCCCCAGGTTTGACTCCAACAATGTGGTCCTCATTGAGGACAATGGGAACCCTGTGGGGACCCGAATTAAGATACCCATTCCCACCAGTCTGCGCCGGAAGGAAGGCGAGTATTCCAAGGTGCTGGCCATTGCTCAGAACTTTGTGTGA
- the MRPL14 gene encoding 39S ribosomal protein L14, mitochondrial isoform X2, which yields MTRVRVVDNSALGNTPYHRPPRCIHVYTKNGVGKVGDRILLAIKGQKKKALIVGHRMPGPRMTPRFDSNNVVLIEDNGNPVGTRIKIPIPTSLRRKEGEYSKVLAIAQNFV from the coding sequence ATGACGCGGGTGCGAGTGGTGGACAACAGTGCCCTGGGGAATACCCCATACCATCGCCCTCCTCGGTGTATCCATGTCTACACCAAGAATGGGGTGGGCAAGGTGGGCGACCGGATACTGCTGGCCATCAAGGGACAGAAGAAAAAGGCACTCATTGTGGGGCATCGCATGCCTGGCCCCCGAATGACCCCCAGGTTTGACTCCAACAATGTGGTCCTCATTGAGGACAATGGGAACCCTGTGGGGACCCGAATTAAGATACCCATTCCCACCAGTCTGCGCCGGAAGGAAGGCGAGTATTCCAAGGTGCTGGCCATTGCTCAGAACTTTGTGTGA